CCAGCTGGGCCTGGAGCCCAACGTCTACTACATCCCGCCGGTGCACGTGGGCAACCTGGACTTCCTGCGCATGCTCTTCGGGCCGGGGGTGGACAACGCCATCGCCGCCTACCGGCGGGCCATGGCCGGCGAGGACCCGGAGCTGGTGGGCGTGCTGATGCTGGCCGTCTCCACCGACCGCATCGTGCACCGCTTCCGGGTGCGGGACGGCTATGCCTATGGCTACGGCGAGGACGGCAGCGAGCTGGTGCGCGTGCCCCTGAAGGAGCCGGTCACAGTGCGCCAGTTCTATGACTCGCTGGTGGGGGCCTACCGCTACAACGTCACCTGAGGGGGTGGGCAGGGATGCGCTGCTCCAAGTGCAACAAGACCTGGCACGCAGGCGGGGCCAACTGCCCCTACTGCGGTGCACCGGCGGCCGAACCTGTCGACCCTCACCCCGTCTGGGGATACGTCATGAGGGGCGAGGAGGGTGGAGGCCAGCCCCCTGGCCCGCCCGTCATCAGCCGTCGCCGGTTCATCGGCGGGCTGGCCCTGGGCGGAGCGGCAGCCGGGCTGGCGGCCGCGGGCTATGCCATCGCTCGAGGCCTTCTCACCGAGGAGCCGGTGGCTGCGGCGCCGCAGGTCACCGCCCGCTACGTGAGCCGGGAGCTGCCCTTCGACGACCCCTACTCGCCCCTGTGGGCCGAAGCCCCGGCGCAGCGGGTGACCCTCCAGCCCCAGAACGTAGTCCTGCCCTTCAAGTCGACCCCGGGCCCGCAGGCCCTCACCGTCCGTGCCCTGCACAACGGCCGCGAGATCGCCTTCCGCCTGGAGTGGGACGACCCGGTACGGGACGAATTCACCATCAAGACAGACCAGTTCCGGGACGCCTGCGCCGTCTTCTTCGGCTCCCCTGCGGCGGTCTGGACCATGGGCAGCCCCGAAGACCCGGTGACGGTGCTCCACTGGAAGGCCGACTGGCAAAAGGACATAGACCACGGCTTTCAGGACCTGGAGGCGGCCTTCCCCAA
This sequence is a window from Dehalococcoidia bacterium. Protein-coding genes within it:
- a CDS encoding ethylbenzene dehydrogenase-related protein; this translates as MRCSKCNKTWHAGGANCPYCGAPAAEPVDPHPVWGYVMRGEEGGGQPPGPPVISRRRFIGGLALGGAAAGLAAAGYAIARGLLTEEPVAAAPQVTARYVSRELPFDDPYSPLWAEAPAQRVTLQPQNVVLPFKSTPGPQALTVRALHNGREIAFRLEWDDPVRDEFTIKTDQFRDACAVFFGSPAAVWTMGSPEDPVTVLHWKADWQKDIDHGFQDLEAAFPNAAFDFYPPLVGVARPAPDDYPPEARHRLPALAVGNPLAQTRRPSPVEKLQAMGPGTIYTMPTQDA